A stretch of the Bos indicus isolate NIAB-ARS_2022 breed Sahiwal x Tharparkar chromosome 13, NIAB-ARS_B.indTharparkar_mat_pri_1.0, whole genome shotgun sequence genome encodes the following:
- the MGME1 gene encoding mitochondrial genome maintenance exonuclease 1 translates to MATRISSGAAWLCEERRGWAAATARAPLRGRGGRGPASASLPARRRREASRFRHRPSSPGKGERRPHVLPQGGLPRPRCRPSWSRAKKRRGGLPSLRATRKPPTAGPPWGRGNPETLAARHVSRKGKQKLKRPSTLQVYQREVKKSLKMEVFQTICRQLQSSKRFFVEAAPRVVFSTSSYLCGRKKRVNPYEQVDQEKYSDLVRSVLSFRGHARTPQSLFEEDALLYGPVSKSKAPKQEEEAGVPQNWFPLFNPEKSIKPDPARDPPVPLKIPLQRNAIPSVTRVLQQTMTSEQTFYLEKWRQRMILELGEDGFAEYTSNMFLQGKQFHEALESILSPQGNLKERDESLLESGYIQSVQHVLKDISGVRALESAVKHETLQYVGLLDCVADYQGKLCVIDWKTSEKPKPFIRNTFDNPLQVVAYVGAVNHDANYSFQVQCGLIVVAYKNGSPAHPHFMDAELCSQYWAKWLLRLEEYTKKEKNQNIQKLD, encoded by the exons ATGGCGACGCGGATCTCGAGCGGGGCCGCCTGGCTGTGCgaggagagaagaggctgggCCGCCGCCACCGCCAGGGCGCCTCTCAGGGGAAGGGGCGGCCGCGGCCCCGCCTCCGCCAGCCTCCCTGCCCGACGGCGGCGGGAGGCCTCGAGATTCCGCCACCGTCCCAGCAGCCCCGGGAAAGGCGAGCGGCGCCCCCACGTGCTCCCCCAGGGCGGCCTCCCCCGTCCCCGCTGCCGTCCATCTTGGAGCCGGGCAAAGAAGCGACGCGGGGGCCTACCCTCGCTCCGGGCCACCCGGAAGCCGCCAACCGCAGGGCCGCCCTGGGGACGCGGAAACCCAGAGACTCTAGCAGCGAGGCACGTCTCAAGAAAGG gaaagcaaaaattaaaaaggccTTCAACGTTACAAGTATACCAGAGGGAAGTGAAAAAAAGTCTAAAGATGGAGGTATTTCAGACCATCTGCAGACAGCTTCAGAGTTCAAAGAGGTTTTTTGTAGAAGCAGCCCCCCGTGTTgttttctccacttcctcttaTTTGTGTGGCCGGAAAAAAAGAGTGAACCCTTATGAACAAGTGGACCAGGAAAAATACTCTGATTTGGTCAGGTCTGTCTTGTCGTTCAGAGGCCATGCTCGGACTCCACAGTCTCTGTTCGAGGAAGATGCTTTACTCTACGGACCGGTGAGTAAGAGTAAGGCCCCAAAGCAAGAAGAAGAAGCAGGAGTTCCACAAAACTGGTTTCCTCTGTTCAATCCAGAGAAAAGCATAAAACCAGACCCAGCAAGGGATCCTCCAGTTCCTCTGAAAATCCCTTTGCAAAGGAATGCGATACCAAGCGTGACCCGAGTCCTGCAGCAGACCATGACGTCAGAACAGACTTTCTACCTGGAGAAGTGGAGGCAGCGCATGATTCTGGAACTAGGAGAGGATGGCTTTGCCGAATATACTTCAA aCATGTTTTTACAAGGGAAGCAGTTTCATGAAGCCTTGGAAAGCATACTTTCACCCCAGGGGAACttaaaagaaagagatgaaagtcTCCTTGAATCTGGCTACATCCAAAGTGTGCAGCATGTTTTGAAAGACATCAGTGGAGTGCGGGCCCTGGAAAGTGCGGTTAAACATGAGACCTTACAGTATGTGGGTCTGCTGGACTGTGTGGCTGATTATCA GGGCAAGCTTTGTGTGATTGATTGGAAGACATCAGAGAAGCCAAAGCCTTTCATCCGAAACACATTTGACAACCCACTACAAGTCGTGGCGTATGTCGGTGCCGTGAACCATGACGCCAACTACAGCTTTCAG GTTCAGTGTGGCTTGATCGTGGTGGCCTACAAAAACGGGTCCCCTGCCCACCCACATTTCATGGACGCCGAGCTCTGCTCCCAGTACTGGGCAAAGTGGCTTCTTCGACTGGAAGAAtatacaaagaaggaaaagaaccaGAATATCCAGAAACTAGATTAG